CCTGATCGGCGAGCTTGCCCTCGACGGCAGCCTGCGCCCCGTAAAAGGCGTACTGCCCATTGCTGTGGAAGCGCATAAAAGAGGCTTTGAGTATCTTGTGCTTCCCGAAGCAAATGCCGGTGAGGCAGCTGTGGTATCCGGGCTAAAGGTTCTTGGCTGTAAAAACCTACGGGAGGTCATTGACTGGTTTAACGGGCAAAATAACCTCACCCCTCACACGACAGATGTCGCGGCCCTATTCAGCCACGACAATACTGACCATGCTGCAGATTTCAGCGATGTAAAAGGTCAGGAAAATGTGAAGCGCGCGATGGAGGTAGCCGCTGCCGGCGGGCACAACATGATCATGGTTGGTCCGCCCGGTTCAGGCAAAACCATGCTCGCACGTCGCCTGCCTACCATACTACCTCCCCTTACACTGAACGAGGCGCTGGAAACGACGAAAATCCACTCCGTTACCGGTCTTATGCGCAGCGGCAGCTCCATTGTAACGACAAGGCCATTTCGCGCGCCCCATCACACGATCTCGGACGTAGCGCTTGTGGGAGGAGGCAGCATCCCCATGCCGGGCGAGATCTCACTGGCCCACAACGGCGTCCTCTTCCTGGATGAGCTGCCGGAGTTTCAGCGCAAGGCACTTGAGGTCATGCGGCAGCCGCTCGAAGACGGCTTCGTAACCATCTCACGCGCCCGCATGACCGTGAGCTACCCGAGTAAAATCATGCTGATCGCCTCCATGAATCCATCCCCCTCCGGCGACTGGTACGACCCTGCCAATCAGGACGGCACCTCACACGGGCAAATGCAGCGATACCTCAGCAAAATCAGCGGGCCACTGCTGGATCGCATTGACCTGCACGTGGAGGTCAACAAAGTGACTTTCGAGGAACTTTCTCAAAAATCGCAGGGCGAAGGCTCTCTGCCTATCCGGGAGCGGGTTGTTGCCTGCCGGCAGATTCAGCAACAGCGATTCATGGGCATGGAAGTGCACTGCAACGCGCAGATGAGCTCGCGACAGGTGCGCAAGATTTGCCGCCTCGATGACGCCGGTTCCGCCATCCTGAAGCGGGCTATGACAACCCTTGGACTTTCGGCTCGGGCGTATGACCGCATCCTCAAAGTATCAAGAACCATTGCCGACCTTGAGCGGAGCGAACACATCAGAGGGCATCACATTGCGGAAGCTGTTCAGTACCGCAGCCTCGACCGTGAGGGATGGCTGGGGTAGCGCCGGGAAACGGATCTTATCAAGCAAATTTTGCTGTTCTTTTTTTAGACTAATGCTTGCACCGGCATGAATACTGCCGTATATTTGGAATCTGCAAAACAACAGCGCTCGTAGCTCAACTGGATAGAGCATCTGACTACGGATCAGAAGGTTGGGGGTTCGAATCCTCCCGAGCGCACACCCTAAATTACAAGACACACATAGTTTGTAATTCCAGCCGCATCTGAGGAATCGGGTGCGGCTTTTTTTATGTCGAAATCACAGCGCTACGCTGTAAGCCTGCTGACTTATCTCCGGGTAACTTCCCGGGCACGGGCTGTTTGCCCGGATTTATGGAGGGTCTCAATCAGGTACTCGCGCAGCATATCATTGCCCGCATTATTTTGAAAACGGGCGTACCAGCGGTCAGCGAGCTGTTCAAGGCTGAGTGCCGGGTCCGTTTCACGCTCGCTTAAGCGGATTAAGCTTCGGTATGCAGCACTGTACCGGGAATCTTCGCTCAGGGCGCGTTCATAAGCAAGTGCAGCCTCCATGTATTCACCTGATTGCTCAAAAAGTATCCCCATGCGGTGATGCACTTCCGGCCCACGTGCACCAAGCTGAACCGCCTGTCTGAGGGCTGTGATAGCGGCATCAGGACTGTTACGACGCTCGAGCCAATTGGCATAGGCCTCATACAAAAGCGGACTGTCGGGCCACTGACTCAGTAGGGCATCAAAATAAGCTTGAGCAGTTTCAGCGGAAGTTTGCTTACGCACAAATGCCGTTATGCCGGTTAAAGCCTCCGTAAGGAAACGCAGCTGATCGGCCTCGCGCAGGGGAGGCGGCATGGGATGTTCCTGCGCCTGCTGTTCCAGCATGACTTCCACCTGTCCTGAAACCATCCTCTGCTGATCACGATAATACCTAAGCAATCGATTGGTTAGCGAACTAAGCTCAGGCTCGGAGTAGATTTGCCCTTCCGCAGCCCTTTCCTGCATGGCGTACCAGTCGCTTAGCGGTGCCCATGCTGTTTGTGCCGCCCTGCTGCGCCATACATTGCGTGAGTCCTCGTCCGGCTCAGTCCGGCTTATTAGTGCCAGCAACAGCCCGGTCTGCTCTGATTCCGGAAGCTGCGTAAAAACAGCCCTTGCCTGCTCAGGACGATCCAGCTCGAGCAGTACCCGCGTGTGCTCGCGCTTCAGTACTGCAGCCTGCGGGAAACGCGTGCTTATCTCCTGATAATATGATACAGCTTCTTCATTGTGGTCTCCAAAAAGAAGGGCATGTGCCGCACGACGGGCGAGCTCAGCATCTGACAGCAAAACCGACAGGGAATCAAACTGCTGGTGGGCGGTTTCAAACTCGCTGATCGTCAGAAAGGATTCTGCAAGTTCACGGGCCAGCGCTTCATCATCCGGAAACTGCGCAACCTTCCTTTCGAGTACAGCATGAAGGCCGCGAAAGTTAGATCTCATCCGGTTGATGTCGATCAGGGTGCGGTAGTACCGCCGCTCTTCAGGATGAAGCGCAAGCATCTGCTGGAAATGCTCGTTCGCTTTAACGGCCTCATTATTAAACAGCAGCGCCCTGCCGTAGGCAATAGAAATATTCACGTTTTGCGGTTCTGCCCGGTGCAGACGCTCCAGTACCTGAACCGACGCTTCTGCCTCCCCCTGTTCCCCAAGTATATTGGCCTGCATCAGCAGCAGATCCGGATGATCCGGAAACCGTGCCAACCCCTCTTCAAGGGCTTCAAAGGCCTGTGCATACTGACCGGCTTCCATCAGGATATAAGCAAGATTGTTGTGCACGTTAAAGCGGTCAGCATTAAGGGTCCGGGCCTTACGCAGGGCTTCAGAAGCACCCTCGCGATCCCCGCTTTCGTACCGAATACCCGCAATTTCTTCGTAGAGCATTCCCAGTAAAGCCTCCATTTGTGCCGGAGTAATGCCTGCAGCCGCTGGATCAGGGTGCCGGCGTGCCGCCTCAGCGGCTTCTTCATAAGCGGGAAGTGCAAGCTTTGGATCGATATGATAAAGTGACTGTGCCCGCAGTGCGAGAAGCGGCAAACTGCCGGGCTGATGTACCAGCCCCTGCTCTGCGGCTTTGGCAGCTTCCCAAAACGCTTCAAGCTGCAGCAAAGAGATGCCTAAATGGCGCCAGGCCTCGGGTTGCGCTTCATTTTGTTCGAGCGAGAGACGGAAAGCCTCGCTGGCTCCTTCTGCATCTCCAAGCCTGAGCTGCTCCATGCCCTCACTAAAATAGAAAGCCGCAGTCTGAGCTTTCAAATCCGAAGGCAGCCCGGTCAGCAATCCCAGAAAAGTCAGGCAAAAGAGCGTTTTCAGATGATGTTTCGTCTCTCGACAGAACTTGTGCAAGATATTTGGGTTCATTTACATTTACTATGTTCAACGCCTTACAGCCTGCGTATTCCGGGCTTCTCTCGCACTTCTTCCGTTTATGTCCACAGGATAAACCCGATACCAGAATCCTGGCTGACCGCTGCTGTCTGTAAATCGCAGGTCGGTTGCGTTGCCTTCAAGCCGGCCTATTTCTTCGTAGCGCCCGGTGGCAATTTCAGCTCTCCGAATCGAGAAGTAGTCGGTTTGCTGCGCCTCATTCTGACGCTGCTGCCAGCGCAGCTGAACGCCTTCATCAGTTACAGAGGCCATCACATTAAAGGCAGGCAGCGGGGGCTGAATGCTTCCGGTGATAAGGGTGTCAGCCGGAGCAGGTCTTGAGACATTGCCGGCAGAGTCAACAGCCGCTACTTTATAAACATACGTTTTTCCAAAGGCCACATCTTCATCCCTAAAGAAGCGGTTGCCGCGGGGCACTGTTTGCATAGCTGCGGTTTCACCGGTTTCGATATCGGTTCGGAGTACCTGATAGGCCGTCACATCCAGGGAGGGGGAGGAAGTCCATCTCACAGCAACACGCCGGTTTTCCCGCATACCCGCCTGTACCGACTGCGGAGGCTCCGGCGGCGTTAGCACCGGAATCTGAATACTGGTAAATACGGTATCGCTCACATTGCCGCTTCGGTTAACAACGGCAACCCCGTATTCGAAGGTCATTCCTTCGGTAAAACCGTCTCCGCGCACCCCGCTGTCCGTGAGCCTGAGTTCGGTGAAATTACCCGTGTTGAGCTGTGAAAAAGCCCGGCCGATATCAGGGTACATTTGCCGCCTGACAATACGATAGCTTCTCAAACTCTGATAGTCATCGCCAGGCTCCCAGTTCAGCTCCACCTGCCTGCTGTCGGTGTTGAATGCAGCAGACACGGCCGCTACCGGCTCCGGAAATGTATAGTCGATAATCAGCAGCCGTGCGCTCAGGCTGAATTCACTCTCATTGCCGCTTTGGTCAACTACCGTTACCGCATAGCGGTAGTGGGTTCCGGGAGCAGTAGTTGTGTCGGTGAAGGAGGTTTGCAGCGGGGGAAGAAGCGTATCGGTAATCCGCACCATGTCTTCTTCTTCCTCACTTGTAAGACCGCGATAGACATGATATCCGGCAACATTCAGGGCAGTACTCACCTGCCAGGTGAGCAGGGCTTCGAAGCTATCTGTTACGCGTACCTGCGGACGGGGCAGGGCAGCCGGCTGTACGTTTTCACCAACGGTAAGCTGTACACGGTTGCTTTCAGGGGAAGGCTGCCCGGAAAAATCTTCGGCTTTCACCCAAAACTCA
This genomic stretch from Cyclonatronum proteinivorum harbors:
- a CDS encoding YifB family Mg chelatase-like AAA ATPase; this translates as MLAHTFGASTYGVDAHIIDVEVHFRGGTPFYSLVGLPDRAVTEGKYRIDAAIRASRLEEPRGVIIINLAPADLPKEGSAFDLPIAIGNLLGTRQIRNDFADKTVLIGELALDGSLRPVKGVLPIAVEAHKRGFEYLVLPEANAGEAAVVSGLKVLGCKNLREVIDWFNGQNNLTPHTTDVAALFSHDNTDHAADFSDVKGQENVKRAMEVAAAGGHNMIMVGPPGSGKTMLARRLPTILPPLTLNEALETTKIHSVTGLMRSGSSIVTTRPFRAPHHTISDVALVGGGSIPMPGEISLAHNGVLFLDELPEFQRKALEVMRQPLEDGFVTISRARMTVSYPSKIMLIASMNPSPSGDWYDPANQDGTSHGQMQRYLSKISGPLLDRIDLHVEVNKVTFEELSQKSQGEGSLPIRERVVACRQIQQQRFMGMEVHCNAQMSSRQVRKICRLDDAGSAILKRAMTTLGLSARAYDRILKVSRTIADLERSEHIRGHHIAEAVQYRSLDREGWLG
- a CDS encoding fibronectin type III domain-containing protein; amino-acid sequence: MSYFKFVFIRMPRQGILAFTLLVVLAAGAAELHAQGVRGNLITDVMFRDGNAFIMHNQPIPLSHGYHVFRSINGGEWEQITDSPVMPVQNGFQLQQQLGANFVRFVGEEDAEDPQSVFLRLRNAGDRAMIGMYTRPQIARLMGHLFEDEDAPAGQLVAYRFQFVDDLEREISLSFETEPVQLEPYRSPAPQNLRVTHENRTVTLSWSYPEAGAHAARHAVLFRPDYRRTDGTAVPGYDGNLRLIQHSVTEYSIRFEVPEIDQRYEFWVKAEDFSGQPSPESNRVQLTVGENVQPAALPRPQVRVTDSFEALLTWQVSTALNVAGYHVYRGLTSEEEEDMVRITDTLLPPLQTSFTDTTTAPGTHYRYAVTVVDQSGNESEFSLSARLLIIDYTFPEPVAAVSAAFNTDSRQVELNWEPGDDYQSLRSYRIVRRQMYPDIGRAFSQLNTGNFTELRLTDSGVRGDGFTEGMTFEYGVAVVNRSGNVSDTVFTSIQIPVLTPPEPPQSVQAGMRENRRVAVRWTSSPSLDVTAYQVLRTDIETGETAAMQTVPRGNRFFRDEDVAFGKTYVYKVAAVDSAGNVSRPAPADTLITGSIQPPLPAFNVMASVTDEGVQLRWQQRQNEAQQTDYFSIRRAEIATGRYEEIGRLEGNATDLRFTDSSGQPGFWYRVYPVDINGRSAREARNTQAVRR
- a CDS encoding tetratricopeptide repeat protein encodes the protein MKAQTAAFYFSEGMEQLRLGDAEGASEAFRLSLEQNEAQPEAWRHLGISLLQLEAFWEAAKAAEQGLVHQPGSLPLLALRAQSLYHIDPKLALPAYEEAAEAARRHPDPAAAGITPAQMEALLGMLYEEIAGIRYESGDREGASEALRKARTLNADRFNVHNNLAYILMEAGQYAQAFEALEEGLARFPDHPDLLLMQANILGEQGEAEASVQVLERLHRAEPQNVNISIAYGRALLFNNEAVKANEHFQQMLALHPEERRYYRTLIDINRMRSNFRGLHAVLERKVAQFPDDEALARELAESFLTISEFETAHQQFDSLSVLLSDAELARRAAHALLFGDHNEEAVSYYQEISTRFPQAAVLKREHTRVLLELDRPEQARAVFTQLPESEQTGLLLALISRTEPDEDSRNVWRSRAAQTAWAPLSDWYAMQERAAEGQIYSEPELSSLTNRLLRYYRDQQRMVSGQVEVMLEQQAQEHPMPPPLREADQLRFLTEALTGITAFVRKQTSAETAQAYFDALLSQWPDSPLLYEAYANWLERRNSPDAAITALRQAVQLGARGPEVHHRMGILFEQSGEYMEAALAYERALSEDSRYSAAYRSLIRLSERETDPALSLEQLADRWYARFQNNAGNDMLREYLIETLHKSGQTARAREVTRR